From the genome of Gracilinanus agilis isolate LMUSP501 chromosome 2, AgileGrace, whole genome shotgun sequence, one region includes:
- the LOC123236364 gene encoding cytochrome c oxidase assembly protein COX15 homolog isoform X2, which produces MVDWHLIKEMKPPTSQEEWEAEFQKYQQFPEFKILNHDMTLAEFKFIWYMEYSHRMWGRIVGLAYILPAAYFWRRGWLTSGMKGRVLALCGLVCFQGLLGWYMVKSGLEEKPDSHDIPRVSQYRLAAHLGSALVLYCASLWTALSLLLPRDKLPETRQLLQLRRFAHGTAGLVFLTALSGAFVAGLDAGLVYNSFPKMGERWIPEDLFTFSPVLKNVFENPTMVQFDHRILGITTVTAITGLYFLSRRIPLPRRAKMAVATLLTVAYTQVGLGISTLLMYVPTPLAAVHQSGSLALLSVALWLMNELRRIPK; this is translated from the exons ATGGTAGATTGGCACTTGATAAAGGAGATGAAACCACCTACAAGTCAAGAAGAATGGGAAGCAGAATTCCAAAAATACCAGCAGTTTCCAGAATTTAAAAT CTTGAACCATGATATGACCTTGGCAGAGTTCAAATTTATCTGGTACATGGAATACTCACATCGAATGTGGGGACGGATTGTGGGCCTGGCATACATCCTTCCTGCTGCCTACTTTTGGAGAAGGGGCTGGCTTACTTCTGGCATGAAAGGTCGTGTTCTTGCTCTCTGTGGCTTAGTCTGTTTCCAA GGACTGCTGGGATGGTATATGGTGAAGAGTGGATTAGAAGAAAAGCCAGATTCTCATGACATCCCTCGGGTGAGCCAGTACCGCCTGGCTGCTCACCTGGGCTCTGCCCTTGTCCTCTATTGTGCCAGCTTGTGGACTGCACTCTCCCTGTTGCTTCCTCGAGACAAG TTGCCGGAAACCCGTCAGCTCCTACAGCTGAGGCGATTTGCTCATGGGACAGCAGGCCTGGTTTTCCTTACAGCTCTTTCAG GGGCTTTTGTGGCAGGCTTGGATGCTGGACTTGTATACAATTCCTTCCCCAAGATGGGAGAGCGATGGATCCCAGAGGACCTCTTTACCTTCTCTCCAGTCCTTAAGAATGTCTTTGAAAATCCAACCATGGTGCAGTTTGATCACCGAATCCTG ggAATCACTACAGTCACAGCCATTACTGGGCTTTACTTCCTCTCTCGGAGAATCCCCCTTCCTCGAAGGGCCAAAATGGCAGTGGCAACATTGTTGACTGTGGCCTACACACAG gTGGGCTTGGGCATTAGTACTCTGCTAATGTATGTTCCAACTCCTTTGGCTGCAGTTCACCAATCAGGTTCCCTGGCTTTGCTCAGCGTTGCCCTTTGGCTTATGAATGAACTTCGACGAATCCCAAAGTAA
- the LOC123236364 gene encoding cytochrome c oxidase assembly protein COX15 homolog isoform X1 yields MLRLFFLPLKAVLKSSGIRLLATRGAPRCGSHNGQKLPLLQRQYSTASEVALQSGRRSVSIPTKATERIMGRWLLVCSGTVAGAVILGGVTRLTESGLSMVDWHLIKEMKPPTSQEEWEAEFQKYQQFPEFKILNHDMTLAEFKFIWYMEYSHRMWGRIVGLAYILPAAYFWRRGWLTSGMKGRVLALCGLVCFQGLLGWYMVKSGLEEKPDSHDIPRVSQYRLAAHLGSALVLYCASLWTALSLLLPRDKLPETRQLLQLRRFAHGTAGLVFLTALSGAFVAGLDAGLVYNSFPKMGERWIPEDLFTFSPVLKNVFENPTMVQFDHRILGITTVTAITGLYFLSRRIPLPRRAKMAVATLLTVAYTQVGLGISTLLMYVPTPLAAVHQSGSLALLSVALWLMNELRRIPK; encoded by the exons ATGTTGCGGttgttctttcttcctctaaAGGCGGTGCTCAAGAGTTCAGGAATCCGTCTCCTGGCTACGAGGGGGGCTCCCCGG TGTGGTTCCCATAATGGGCAAAAGCTCCCTCTCTTGCAAAGGCAGTACAGTACTGCCTCTGAAGTAGCTTTACAGTCTGGAAGGAGGTCAGTGTCTATCCCCACGAAGGCTACCGAGCGGATTATGGGCCGTTGGCTCTTGGTCTGCAGTGGAACAGTAGCAGGAGCAGTTATTCTTGGTGGAGTGACTAG ATTGACAGAGTCTGGACTTTCCATGGTAGATTGGCACTTGATAAAGGAGATGAAACCACCTACAAGTCAAGAAGAATGGGAAGCAGAATTCCAAAAATACCAGCAGTTTCCAGAATTTAAAAT CTTGAACCATGATATGACCTTGGCAGAGTTCAAATTTATCTGGTACATGGAATACTCACATCGAATGTGGGGACGGATTGTGGGCCTGGCATACATCCTTCCTGCTGCCTACTTTTGGAGAAGGGGCTGGCTTACTTCTGGCATGAAAGGTCGTGTTCTTGCTCTCTGTGGCTTAGTCTGTTTCCAA GGACTGCTGGGATGGTATATGGTGAAGAGTGGATTAGAAGAAAAGCCAGATTCTCATGACATCCCTCGGGTGAGCCAGTACCGCCTGGCTGCTCACCTGGGCTCTGCCCTTGTCCTCTATTGTGCCAGCTTGTGGACTGCACTCTCCCTGTTGCTTCCTCGAGACAAG TTGCCGGAAACCCGTCAGCTCCTACAGCTGAGGCGATTTGCTCATGGGACAGCAGGCCTGGTTTTCCTTACAGCTCTTTCAG GGGCTTTTGTGGCAGGCTTGGATGCTGGACTTGTATACAATTCCTTCCCCAAGATGGGAGAGCGATGGATCCCAGAGGACCTCTTTACCTTCTCTCCAGTCCTTAAGAATGTCTTTGAAAATCCAACCATGGTGCAGTTTGATCACCGAATCCTG ggAATCACTACAGTCACAGCCATTACTGGGCTTTACTTCCTCTCTCGGAGAATCCCCCTTCCTCGAAGGGCCAAAATGGCAGTGGCAACATTGTTGACTGTGGCCTACACACAG gTGGGCTTGGGCATTAGTACTCTGCTAATGTATGTTCCAACTCCTTTGGCTGCAGTTCACCAATCAGGTTCCCTGGCTTTGCTCAGCGTTGCCCTTTGGCTTATGAATGAACTTCGACGAATCCCAAAGTAA